A portion of the Luxibacter massiliensis genome contains these proteins:
- a CDS encoding YkgJ family cysteine cluster protein: MKEFMTKMIPVNLSDRFPFKCRMCGACCRHVKESVPLESLDAFRLAKHLRDKGENVSCVEDVLAAYAEPVLLSENGYTVFMLKTVGADDACIFLKDNRCTIHSVHPRACRTYPIAVGPYELGGYEQYLSMEQPLHYSGPQMSVKKWIQKRCSKQDFEFLNTDIGSAQEIEKLLKKIPEHNRTRAVMMFLFYKYSDYDLDKSFLSQFKSNNDKLLEVLRKMANDKDN; this comes from the coding sequence ATGAAAGAATTTATGACAAAAATGATTCCTGTCAATCTGTCAGACCGATTTCCATTCAAATGCAGGATGTGCGGCGCTTGCTGCCGGCATGTCAAGGAAAGCGTGCCGCTGGAGAGTCTGGATGCTTTTCGGCTTGCCAAACATCTGAGGGACAAAGGTGAAAATGTGAGCTGTGTGGAAGATGTGCTTGCTGCCTATGCAGAGCCTGTCTTACTTAGTGAAAACGGGTATACGGTATTTATGCTGAAAACGGTTGGAGCGGATGATGCGTGCATTTTTCTGAAAGATAATCGGTGTACGATTCATTCTGTTCATCCGCGGGCATGCCGTACATATCCTATTGCTGTCGGACCATATGAACTTGGCGGGTATGAACAGTATCTCAGTATGGAGCAGCCACTACACTATTCGGGTCCGCAGATGTCCGTGAAAAAATGGATTCAAAAGCGCTGTAGTAAACAGGATTTTGAATTTTTGAACACGGATATTGGTTCAGCACAGGAGATAGAAAAATTACTGAAGAAGATTCCTGAGCATAACCGGACAAGGGCCGTGATGATGTTCCTTTTCTACAAGTATTCGGATTACGATCTGGATAAGTCTTTCCTTTCACAGTTTAAAAGCAATAACGATAAGCTGCTGGAGGTTCTGCGCAAAATGGCAAATGACAAAGACAACTAA
- a CDS encoding YodL domain-containing protein, which produces MKITLYQIIPEPENRYLIFSDLRSIRAASGGHVPAEIYEAVFSGDLDIAVPRNAKNKMDQELAELEAVYVRFNVSHPEGFRGRSMTMSDVVEVIRSEKESRFYFCDRFGFEEIAFEKEKADLGRL; this is translated from the coding sequence ATGAAAATCACGTTGTATCAAATCATCCCGGAACCGGAAAACAGATACTTGATATTCAGCGATCTGAGAAGCATCCGGGCGGCAAGCGGCGGACATGTCCCGGCTGAGATTTACGAAGCAGTATTCAGCGGGGATTTGGACATTGCCGTGCCCCGGAATGCCAAAAACAAAATGGATCAAGAACTTGCCGAACTGGAAGCGGTATATGTACGTTTTAACGTATCGCATCCGGAAGGCTTCCGTGGACGGTCCATGACCATGTCAGATGTAGTCGAGGTCATCCGTTCCGAAAAGGAAAGCAGGTTTTACTTCTGCGACCGGTTCGGGTTTGAGGAGATTGCGTTTGAAAAGGAAAAAGCTGATTTGGGGCGCCTGTAG
- a CDS encoding DUF2225 domain-containing protein codes for MNPKYRCPACGAESFEVTAHVTQDWKIDCNGTFLESLNECVEVTHYLDENDIWDCANCGFSAAGREFRNQSEEWKGDKEYEPTKKES; via the coding sequence ATGAATCCAAAATATCGCTGTCCTGCTTGCGGAGCAGAAAGCTTTGAGGTGACAGCTCACGTCACGCAGGACTGGAAGATCGACTGTAACGGAACCTTTCTGGAATCTCTAAATGAGTGCGTCGAGGTCACGCATTATCTTGATGAGAATGACATCTGGGATTGTGCCAATTGTGGCTTCAGCGCAGCGGGACGTGAGTTTAGAAATCAGTCTGAGGAATGGAAAGGAGACAAAGAATATGAACCAACAAAAAAAGAATCTTGA
- the ligA gene encoding NAD-dependent DNA ligase LigA encodes MSAKYKTNHERMLELIEQLTKADIAYYRDDNPIMTDRDYDILMDELKDIESRTGLVLSGSPTQKVSGEILESLAEVRHSKPMLSADKTKSVEDLVKFAAKQPVLISWKMDGLTLVLRYEHGELVQAITRGREGIIGEDVTHTVRNFLNVPLAIPTKDSFEVRGEGVISWANFEKINSGLEEPYTHPRNLASGSTRKLDAGEAKKRLLEFWAFELVSDYLEPESKLAQQQFLAHNGFSVVPYIYLDAIHDETMVRDAISAMDPKKFPYPVDGIIMEYDDVAYGKGLGATGHHENRLIALKWEDELYETTFIGLDVAVTRTGMVSLTGIFEPVSIDGTQVSRAYLHNYENYLDLALGRGDKIRVYKANMIIPQIAENLNKTGTCCVPLNCPCCGKMLSFRKSSGGIRQLFCENPHCSAKLVRKFVHFCEKTRMNIEGLSEKTLEQFVSHGWIRTFADLYALDQHRDEIIQTEGFGEKSFERLQASIEKSRHCTLAKFIAGLGIPMVGRHAGRDLDSYFHGSWEAFEQAIQDGFDFTQLPDFGETMHDNIYTWYADTEEEKLWRPLLEKIEFEKENFDMNTNTANPFYGKTVVATGKLENYTRDGIQMKLMQLGAKPASSVTKKTDYLIVGEKAGSKLTKAQQLGIRTLTEEEFEAMLA; translated from the coding sequence ATGAGTGCGAAATATAAAACAAACCATGAGCGTATGCTTGAGCTGATCGAGCAGCTCACAAAGGCAGATATTGCCTATTATCGGGATGATAATCCCATTATGACAGACCGGGATTACGATATCCTGATGGACGAATTGAAAGATATTGAGAGCCGAACCGGGTTGGTTCTTTCCGGTTCCCCGACCCAAAAGGTGTCTGGAGAAATATTGGAAAGCCTGGCCGAGGTACGCCACAGTAAACCTATGCTTTCAGCGGATAAAACAAAATCTGTTGAGGATCTGGTGAAGTTTGCTGCCAAGCAGCCGGTGCTGATAAGCTGGAAAATGGACGGTCTGACACTGGTACTTCGTTATGAACACGGAGAACTGGTTCAGGCGATCACCCGTGGGCGTGAAGGAATCATTGGAGAGGATGTAACGCATACCGTGCGTAATTTTCTTAATGTGCCTCTTGCCATACCCACTAAGGATTCGTTTGAAGTTCGTGGCGAAGGTGTCATCTCATGGGCAAACTTTGAGAAAATCAATTCCGGTCTGGAGGAGCCCTATACTCACCCGAGAAATCTCGCATCCGGCAGCACGCGTAAGCTCGACGCCGGCGAAGCCAAAAAGCGATTGCTTGAATTTTGGGCATTTGAGCTTGTGAGCGATTATCTGGAGCCGGAGAGTAAGCTTGCCCAGCAGCAGTTTTTGGCACATAACGGGTTTTCCGTTGTGCCCTATATCTATCTGGATGCGATTCACGATGAAACAATGGTGCGTGATGCAATTTCTGCTATGGATCCGAAGAAGTTCCCTTACCCGGTAGACGGAATCATCATGGAATATGATGATGTTGCCTACGGAAAAGGTCTGGGAGCCACAGGGCATCATGAAAACCGTTTGATTGCATTGAAGTGGGAAGATGAACTGTATGAAACCACATTCATTGGTCTGGATGTAGCAGTCACTCGCACTGGGATGGTCAGTCTGACAGGCATCTTTGAGCCGGTGTCTATTGACGGTACTCAAGTCAGCCGGGCGTATCTGCATAACTACGAGAATTATCTGGACCTTGCCTTAGGGCGTGGTGATAAAATCCGCGTGTATAAGGCGAACATGATTATTCCGCAGATTGCAGAGAACCTCAATAAGACCGGAACCTGCTGTGTTCCGCTCAATTGTCCCTGCTGTGGCAAGATGCTGAGTTTCCGGAAAAGCAGCGGCGGTATTCGCCAGCTGTTCTGTGAAAATCCGCATTGTTCTGCCAAACTGGTGCGAAAATTTGTCCACTTTTGTGAGAAAACGAGGATGAATATCGAGGGACTGTCGGAAAAAACTCTGGAGCAGTTTGTAAGTCATGGCTGGATTCGGACGTTTGCAGATCTTTATGCGCTGGATCAACACCGTGATGAGATTATCCAGACGGAAGGCTTTGGGGAGAAATCCTTTGAGCGTCTGCAGGCATCCATTGAGAAAAGCCGCCACTGCACGTTGGCAAAATTTATTGCAGGCTTGGGTATTCCCATGGTGGGAAGACATGCCGGGCGTGATTTGGACAGCTATTTCCATGGATCGTGGGAAGCGTTTGAACAGGCGATTCAGGATGGCTTCGACTTCACACAACTTCCTGATTTCGGCGAGACGATGCACGACAACATTTATACATGGTATGCGGATACAGAGGAAGAAAAACTCTGGCGCCCGCTGCTTGAAAAAATTGAATTTGAAAAGGAGAATTTTGATATGAATACAAATACAGCAAATCCCTTCTACGGCAAGACCGTAGTGGCAACCGGCAAACTGGAGAATTACACCCGTGACGGCATCCAGATGAAGCTGATGCAGCTGGGGGCAAAACCGGCAAGTTCGGTAACGAAAAAGACCGATTATCTGATTGTTGGTGAAAAGGCCGGCAGTAAGCTTACGAAAGCGCAGCAGCTCGGTATCAGAACACTGACGGAGGAAGAATTTGAAGCAATGCTGGCGTAA
- a CDS encoding N-6 DNA methylase — protein sequence MGKKKTYRGELVDEISGLGQSQGLNNVFTTFLEISATCISAEMDPSNAEEREKRYEEMTSAMDPKTLNCYAHMLALLALAIHEHEEDPCDILGSIYHEFRLNNEWNGQYFTPDNVCRMMAQLVNPVDERPEEEDPIMINEPTCGSGTMVIGAVWAMKQKDFDFRHKSFFVAQDIDIRCVWMAYIQLSLYGIPAVVIHGDTLAMKEWSRWYTPLASVPFIKRECAVNSTEKGAETSG from the coding sequence ATGGGTAAGAAAAAAACGTACAGAGGCGAGCTGGTTGATGAAATCAGTGGTCTGGGGCAGTCACAAGGGCTGAATAATGTCTTCACTACTTTTTTGGAGATTTCAGCAACCTGTATCTCTGCAGAGATGGATCCGTCAAATGCAGAAGAACGCGAGAAGCGGTATGAGGAAATGACATCTGCTATGGATCCTAAAACCCTCAACTGCTATGCACATATGCTCGCTCTGCTGGCTCTTGCTATTCATGAGCATGAGGAGGATCCCTGCGATATTCTTGGCAGTATCTATCATGAGTTTCGCTTAAATAACGAGTGGAACGGACAGTATTTCACTCCCGATAATGTTTGCCGGATGATGGCGCAGCTTGTAAACCCAGTGGATGAGCGTCCTGAAGAGGAAGATCCCATCATGATCAACGAGCCTACTTGCGGTTCGGGTACGATGGTGATTGGTGCAGTATGGGCCATGAAGCAGAAAGATTTCGATTTTCGGCACAAGAGTTTTTTTGTTGCCCAGGATATTGACATCCGCTGTGTGTGGATGGCATATATCCAGCTCAGTCTGTATGGAATTCCAGCGGTGGTCATTCATGGCGACACCTTAGCAATGAAAGAATGGTCCCGATGGTACACTCCGTTGGCGTCTGTTCCTTTCATAAAAAGGGAATGCGCTGTCAATAGCACAGAGAAAGGGGCGGAGACAAGTGGATAG
- a CDS encoding helix-turn-helix transcriptional regulator, whose translation MKSSMTSILVGVIFIGVFVTLFVLIVRAFLKYLKSSNVRKEKAAVSQSLGETLKAHRTHCQMTQEFVAETIGVSRQAVSKWENGTSDPSTSNLFALAKLYGISVEELIKDVK comes from the coding sequence ATGAAATCTTCTATGACGTCTATTTTGGTTGGTGTAATCTTTATCGGCGTGTTTGTTACTTTGTTTGTTCTCATTGTTCGTGCTTTCCTGAAATATCTGAAATCGAGTAATGTTCGTAAAGAGAAAGCTGCCGTGAGTCAATCTCTCGGAGAAACATTAAAAGCGCACCGAACCCATTGTCAAATGACACAAGAGTTTGTGGCAGAAACAATAGGGGTCAGCAGACAAGCAGTATCAAAATGGGAAAATGGAACATCCGACCCAAGTACTTCAAACTTGTTTGCATTAGCAAAGCTATATGGTATATCGGTAGAAGAATTAATAAAAGATGTAAAATAA
- the srtB gene encoding class B sortase: protein MKKKRIICIILILIFASGIVIGAIQLYKQYHEYSEGEDSYTDLEDYVKLPEEPEAPSSSPVDDETESGGREWPAVDFASLQEINPDIVGWIYIEGTEINYPVVQGNDNQYYLKHLFSGEWNGSGCIFLDSRNRVDFSDRHSIIYGHHMKNGSMFSELTEYKKQEFYDSHSVALLLTPDKNYEIEIFSGYVASVQDKAWKLAFPSDPDFTEWLDKTKERSCFTSGITPAVTDRILTLSTCSYEFNNARFVLLGVIKPEE, encoded by the coding sequence ATGAAGAAAAAAAGAATAATTTGTATCATATTGATTTTGATATTTGCAAGCGGTATTGTGATAGGCGCCATTCAATTATATAAGCAGTACCATGAGTATTCTGAAGGCGAGGACTCCTATACTGATTTGGAGGACTATGTGAAGTTGCCGGAGGAACCGGAAGCGCCTTCATCATCCCCAGTGGATGATGAAACTGAGTCTGGGGGACGGGAGTGGCCGGCTGTAGATTTTGCTTCCCTGCAGGAAATCAATCCGGATATCGTAGGATGGATTTATATTGAAGGGACAGAAATCAATTATCCGGTTGTTCAGGGTAACGATAACCAGTATTACCTGAAGCATTTGTTCAGCGGTGAGTGGAACGGATCCGGCTGCATCTTTCTGGACAGCAGAAACAGAGTGGATTTCTCAGACCGGCACAGCATCATTTATGGACATCATATGAAAAATGGCAGCATGTTTTCCGAGCTTACGGAATATAAGAAGCAGGAGTTTTATGATTCACATTCTGTAGCTTTGCTGCTGACGCCGGATAAAAATTATGAGATAGAAATTTTTTCCGGGTATGTGGCCAGTGTCCAAGATAAAGCCTGGAAATTGGCTTTCCCCTCAGACCCGGATTTTACAGAGTGGCTGGATAAGACTAAAGAACGCTCGTGCTTTACCAGCGGAATTACTCCGGCAGTCACAGACCGAATCCTGACGCTCTCCACCTGCAGCTACGAGTTTAACAATGCCAGGTTTGTATTGCTTGGCGTAATAAAGCCGGAAGAGTAA
- a CDS encoding MarR family transcriptional regulator, whose translation MFDFLKTIFGANINVSELDYPDKTPFFIRDGYKIQILSWKKSQCVLLSPIDSSWRLPTLKKQLTKFQEICDFPCALCLENITSKQRRNLIESNIPFISPSQQVYLPFWGCSFLEKFKAETTVPDKMAPGTQLVFLYLYYLKTANTTNLTQISKELSLSKATCTRAIDDLTASGLITCKAEGTNKWIAPAFEKPEFLKKGYPRLKSPVERLIYVRASFHDAALPKSGVIALADISMVGADEQDGAAAISKKGGAGIPATEIISEQDFRDFGGRILEVWRYDPTLLANGGRVDDISLLLSLEDNPNERIQMGLDVIREKHELPIKYEE comes from the coding sequence ATGTTTGATTTTTTGAAAACGATATTTGGGGCCAATATTAATGTTTCAGAACTTGATTATCCAGACAAAACGCCCTTTTTTATCCGTGATGGATATAAAATCCAAATCCTGTCCTGGAAAAAAAGCCAGTGTGTGCTGCTGTCTCCCATTGATTCTTCCTGGAGGCTTCCAACATTAAAAAAACAGCTGACAAAATTTCAGGAGATCTGTGATTTTCCCTGTGCGCTGTGCCTTGAAAACATCACATCCAAACAGCGGCGCAACCTGATTGAAAGTAATATACCATTTATTTCACCGTCACAGCAGGTCTATCTTCCTTTCTGGGGCTGCTCCTTTTTGGAAAAATTCAAAGCGGAAACAACCGTCCCGGATAAAATGGCTCCCGGAACCCAGCTTGTATTCTTGTATTTATATTATTTGAAGACCGCTAATACAACAAATTTGACACAGATATCCAAGGAGCTTTCACTTTCCAAAGCAACCTGCACCAGGGCAATCGACGATCTTACCGCATCCGGCCTTATAACCTGCAAGGCAGAGGGAACAAACAAATGGATTGCTCCGGCCTTTGAAAAGCCTGAATTTCTAAAGAAAGGTTATCCCCGCTTGAAATCACCGGTGGAAAGGCTTATATATGTGAGGGCATCCTTTCACGATGCAGCATTGCCGAAAAGCGGCGTCATTGCCCTGGCAGATATCTCAATGGTCGGTGCAGATGAACAGGACGGAGCAGCTGCCATCTCAAAAAAGGGCGGTGCCGGGATACCGGCTACAGAAATTATTTCTGAACAGGATTTCCGGGATTTCGGAGGACGCATCCTCGAAGTGTGGCGCTACGATCCGACCTTACTGGCAAACGGCGGTCGGGTTGATGACATCTCGTTGCTGCTAAGTTTGGAGGACAATCCAAATGAACGGATTCAAATGGGACTGGATGTTATAAGGGAAAAGCACGAACTTCCTATCAAGTATGAGGAATAA
- a CDS encoding helix-turn-helix domain-containing protein has protein sequence MPRQFKQARLINKLKMTEAAEKLGISQPTLSAWEGERKSPSIDGLEKMSVLYGVTTDFLLGRSEQGISVQSVPIAPETLPIFHGKPVWSAEYGWMLVDAGNHTLLLPNGQTVPFADAKRLFTLPQLFSEPSLPSGKPLILSEIQQFTRIWLEPISPDSDLRTELRGWYQVKKHFVQNEYGNRFYLDTYRAKWLAFHPEQQ, from the coding sequence ATGCCAAGACAATTCAAACAGGCACGGCTGATCAACAAGTTAAAGATGACAGAGGCTGCCGAAAAACTCGGCATCTCTCAGCCGACCCTAAGCGCATGGGAGGGAGAACGCAAGTCTCCTTCCATTGACGGACTTGAGAAAATGTCTGTTCTCTATGGTGTAACAACGGATTTTCTCCTCGGACGGTCAGAGCAGGGGATCTCGGTCCAATCTGTACCAATTGCTCCGGAAACCCTTCCAATCTTTCACGGAAAACCAGTCTGGTCTGCGGAGTATGGATGGATGCTGGTTGATGCCGGCAATCATACTCTATTGCTCCCAAATGGACAGACCGTTCCGTTTGCTGACGCCAAAAGGCTGTTTACGCTGCCCCAGTTATTTTCCGAACCGAGCCTGCCATCCGGAAAACCGCTAATCTTATCTGAGATCCAGCAGTTTACCCGGATATGGCTGGAGCCAATCTCTCCAGACTCAGATTTGCGGACTGAATTGCGGGGCTGGTATCAGGTCAAAAAGCATTTTGTCCAAAATGAGTATGGGAATCGGTTTTATTTGGATACCTATAGAGCAAAATGGCTTGCCTTTCATCCTGAACAGCAATGA
- a CDS encoding DUF4177 domain-containing protein, whose amino-acid sequence MKKYEYVNIEYSAKGVVFSYVEKHREIIDSYAEKGFRYIGFVPTEVGANGCIRKIDLVFEK is encoded by the coding sequence ATGAAAAAATATGAGTATGTTAATATCGAATATTCAGCAAAAGGAGTGGTGTTTTCTTATGTTGAAAAGCATAGGGAAATCATAGATAGTTACGCGGAGAAAGGCTTTCGATATATCGGTTTTGTCCCTACGGAAGTAGGGGCAAACGGCTGCATCAGAAAAATTGACTTGGTTTTTGAAAAGTGA
- a CDS encoding ABC-2 transporter permease encodes MKSLILKDLYNIGHNTKSMLFILAVFAVAFIPTSGVGAYIFICGILCSMMIVTTFSFDDNSKWARYAMIMPISKRDLVFGKFIVLAIFCAIGSVFGLAVGLIGGGIAGKITFSPAAIVELLFLTLAATVISLIFGSMSIPLVFKFGAEKGRVLLLVSFLIPAAICFGAYKLLAILGVELTDQTVFILLCCSPLIALVWSYGMYQISYRIFLKQEL; translated from the coding sequence ATGAAAAGCCTTATATTGAAAGATTTATATAATATCGGACACAATACAAAATCTATGCTGTTTATACTTGCGGTGTTTGCTGTGGCTTTTATTCCTACCTCTGGTGTGGGAGCATATATTTTCATCTGCGGCATCCTATGCAGTATGATGATTGTAACCACTTTTTCTTTTGACGATAACTCCAAATGGGCGCGATATGCTATGATAATGCCCATTTCAAAAAGAGATTTAGTGTTTGGAAAGTTTATTGTCTTAGCAATCTTTTGTGCGATTGGCAGTGTATTCGGCTTGGCTGTAGGCTTGATCGGCGGAGGCATAGCAGGCAAAATTACATTCAGCCCTGCCGCTATTGTGGAACTGCTGTTTTTAACCTTAGCGGCAACGGTAATTTCCCTCATTTTTGGAAGTATGTCAATCCCGCTGGTGTTTAAATTTGGAGCCGAAAAAGGGCGCGTTTTGCTTCTGGTATCGTTCCTCATTCCGGCAGCAATTTGTTTTGGGGCATATAAGCTGCTTGCAATACTGGGCGTGGAGCTGACAGATCAGACGGTGTTTATCCTCTTATGCTGTTCCCCGCTTATCGCGTTGGTCTGGAGTTATGGAATGTATCAAATCAGTTATCGGATTTTTTTGAAACAAGAATTGTAA
- a CDS encoding ABC transporter ATP-binding protein, with protein sequence MDTILQVENLTKQYEGFQLDHVSFDLPKGTIMGLIGENGAGKSTTINAILDLIKKDDGTVTFWGQELASSKQLKEDIGVVFDGINFYETLTPAKVGKISGSAYKQWDEYLYQDYLKRFGLPLDKEIKTLSKGMKMKLCIAVALSHKPKLLILDEATSGLDPVMRDDILDVFLDFVQDENHSILMSSHITTDLEKVADYITFIHQGKVLFCKTKDELRYKYGIIRCGAAGFDQIDKAEILAYRKDDYQWNVLVADKEKARKKYKAAVVDDATIDDILLLYVKGERAK encoded by the coding sequence ATGGATACAATCTTACAGGTGGAAAATTTAACGAAACAGTATGAAGGCTTTCAGCTGGACCACGTTTCGTTCGACCTTCCGAAAGGAACGATTATGGGACTGATTGGCGAGAATGGAGCCGGAAAGAGTACAACGATCAATGCAATTCTTGATCTGATTAAGAAAGATGACGGTACGGTTACTTTTTGGGGGCAGGAATTAGCCTCATCAAAACAGCTGAAAGAGGACATAGGCGTTGTGTTCGACGGAATCAATTTCTATGAAACATTGACGCCTGCGAAAGTGGGGAAGATCTCTGGATCCGCCTATAAACAATGGGATGAATACCTGTATCAGGATTATTTGAAACGCTTCGGACTTCCTTTGGATAAAGAAATCAAAACACTTTCTAAAGGCATGAAAATGAAATTGTGTATCGCTGTGGCGCTTTCTCATAAACCGAAGCTGTTGATTTTGGACGAGGCGACCAGTGGTCTGGACCCGGTTATGCGGGATGATATTCTTGATGTCTTTTTGGATTTCGTGCAGGATGAAAATCATTCCATCTTGATGTCCTCCCATATCACCACGGATTTGGAAAAGGTTGCCGACTATATTACTTTTATTCATCAGGGAAAAGTCCTGTTTTGCAAGACAAAGGATGAACTGCGCTACAAATATGGAATCATTCGATGCGGTGCAGCCGGTTTCGACCAGATTGATAAAGCGGAGATCCTCGCTTACCGCAAAGACGATTACCAGTGGAATGTGCTGGTGGCTGATAAAGAAAAGGCCAGGAAAAAATATAAAGCGGCTGTCGTTGATGATGCTACGATTGACGATATTCTGCTGCTGTATGTGAAAGGAGAGCGGGCAAAATGA
- a CDS encoding GntR family transcriptional regulator: protein MEIIISSNTSKPIYEQITSQIKAMIMSGELQTGDPIPSMRALAKSIHVSVITVQKAYEDLQRDGFIETTVGRGSFVAAQNKDFYQEEQQRLAEEHLQEAADIGRTSGISLGKLVELLTMFYQEE, encoded by the coding sequence GTGGAAATTATAATAAGCAGTAATACGAGTAAACCCATTTATGAGCAGATTACCTCACAGATAAAAGCTATGATTATGAGCGGTGAACTACAGACGGGTGATCCTATTCCTTCTATGCGAGCATTGGCAAAGTCAATCCATGTAAGCGTAATTACCGTTCAAAAGGCATATGAAGATCTGCAAAGGGACGGATTTATCGAGACGACAGTCGGGCGTGGAAGTTTTGTAGCGGCACAGAATAAAGACTTTTATCAAGAGGAACAGCAGCGGTTAGCGGAAGAGCATTTACAGGAGGCCGCTGATATTGGCAGAACCAGTGGAATATCGTTGGGAAAATTAGTTGAGCTTTTAACTATGTTTTATCAGGAGGAGTGA
- a CDS encoding winged helix-turn-helix domain-containing protein has protein sequence MEISEPGDKIGEKLLMLLDARQRQELVNYLLGKENQNGDLADNLGIRSGAYELLTENAGIFTEIHMGDLYFCLEQRLVRVDGQVVNLTAKEFDILALLITHPQRVFTYELIMELVWNEDVTFYSRKAVSNHMSNLRKKLKITPDGLEYIKNIVGVGYKFEIP, from the coding sequence TTGGAAATATCCGAACCGGGAGATAAAATCGGAGAGAAGCTGCTTATGCTGTTGGATGCAAGACAGCGGCAGGAGCTAGTAAACTATCTTCTTGGCAAAGAAAACCAGAATGGCGATTTAGCTGATAACCTGGGTATCCGCTCCGGAGCTTATGAGTTGCTGACAGAGAATGCAGGTATCTTCACAGAGATTCATATGGGTGATTTGTACTTTTGCCTGGAGCAGCGGCTGGTACGTGTGGATGGACAAGTGGTAAATCTGACGGCGAAAGAATTTGATATTCTTGCCCTGCTGATCACGCATCCCCAGCGGGTGTTCACTTACGAGCTGATCATGGAGCTGGTCTGGAACGAGGATGTTACCTTTTACTCACGCAAAGCGGTAAGCAATCATATGAGCAATCTGCGGAAGAAATTGAAGATAACACCGGATGGCCTGGAATATATCAAAAATATTGTCGGTGTAGGTTATAAATTTGAAATACCATAA
- a CDS encoding SAM-dependent methyltransferase: protein MKYIRSQKYNIPELQAKIMGPNPVKLEEELLLHCKISQNSIVCDLGSGQGLTSLFLVKEYGFTVYATDLWSDPEDNRKFFRKMGLSDEQIIPVKADATALPFEEEFFDAIISTDSYNYFGRDPKFLDDKLLPYLKHGGYIYIAIPGMKKDCHSNLPPELLLSWTPDQLDYMHDIMYWENIIRHCKGARVISIHEMESNEEVWNDWLKQENEYAISDRKAMEAGGGKYLNFISIVLQRL, encoded by the coding sequence ATGAAATATATTCGTAGTCAAAAATATAACATTCCTGAATTACAGGCTAAAATTATGGGGCCAAATCCAGTCAAACTGGAGGAGGAACTTTTACTTCATTGCAAAATCTCCCAAAACTCCATAGTATGTGATCTTGGCAGCGGTCAGGGGTTGACTTCCCTCTTTCTTGTAAAAGAGTACGGGTTTACTGTATATGCCACGGATTTGTGGAGCGATCCGGAAGATAATCGAAAATTCTTTCGCAAAATGGGGTTGTCCGATGAGCAGATTATTCCGGTTAAGGCAGATGCCACGGCACTTCCGTTTGAGGAAGAATTTTTCGATGCAATCATCAGTACGGATTCCTATAATTATTTTGGGCGAGATCCTAAATTCCTTGACGATAAATTGCTCCCATATCTTAAACATGGTGGCTATATTTATATTGCCATTCCCGGAATGAAAAAAGATTGTCATAGTAATCTGCCACCAGAATTACTTCTCTCATGGACACCGGATCAGCTTGATTATATGCACGATATAATGTATTGGGAAAACATTATCCGCCACTGCAAAGGGGCCAGGGTAATTTCTATTCATGAGATGGAAAGTAATGAGGAAGTATGGAACGACTGGCTAAAGCAAGAAAACGAGTATGCAATCAGTGACCGTAAAGCTATGGAGGCTGGCGGAGGTAAATATTTGAATTTTATTTCTATTGTTCTTCAAAGATTATAG